A region of the Peredibacter starrii genome:
TTATCGCCACGGTCTGGATCAGCATAGTTGGGCCACTCAAAGCGGCTGTCGAAATGAAAATACAAGCGACCGGTGATGTTCTTACTTTTCTTGAAACCCACATCTATGCGTTCATTGACCGGAACCTGGAAGAACTCACATACGTGGTCGATGATGTCCTGGTTTTCATTTTTCATTTCAGTGGTCTGAATAAGGTTCCACAAACGATAGTTGATGTAGAGCTCGGGCTTTTCAGTCAGAGCGTCTTTTGAAAATTGCAGAATATCGTAGAGGTAAGGACGCATGTCCTGGCCCGGAAAATTATCTTTAAAACTATGAAGTGAGAAATTGATCTGGCGAATGGCCTTCGATTTTAAAAACGTATCAAAGCCATACTTAGAAAGAAACGTTCCATTAGTTGTTAAGTGAATAACAGCGCCTTCTTCTTCACAGATTTTCAAAATCTTCGGAAACTCCGGATGAGCAAGTGGTTCGCCCATAAGATGAAGACAAATCTGTTCAGTGTAGGGAAGAACTTGTTTTAAAACTTTGCGAAAGTCATCCGTCGACAAGATCTTCTTATCGCGTTCAACTTCAGGGCAGAAGGTGCACTGAAGATTACAGATGTTCGAAATTTCAATGTAGGTTCTTAGGAAACGCATGAGGAGCTTGTATCACAAGCTCCTCTATAAATCGTGGGAAATTTTATTGGTGAGAAGCAAGTTCACGTTTTTGCGAAGAGGATTCCGCTTCGACTGTTCTCATTAAATCATTGATACTCTTACTGATTGAGGCGAAAACCTGAGGAACTGAGACTTCCTTGTTAAGAATCCAGTGATCAGTTTCTGCGTGGTATTCGTAATCCATATGAGTTTGACCAGGGCCGACCTCAGTCAGGGTGTATGAAGAGCCGCTCTTATCGAAAGCGGAGTCTTTTCCAAATTTTGGTTCAGTGAAGGCCTTAACTTCAGAATCATTCAACATCTCAAGGGAGATGGTCATTGTTTTTTGATTCTTATCATTCACGCCGTTCTTAATTTGAACTAATTCATAATAAGTGTAAGTGCCACGGTTATAAACTTGTCTTCCAACCAGATAGTGCTCAACACCTTTGTAGGCCTCAACTGGTTTTAGATTTTTAACCACAAAAGTCTCAACAAGGTGTTCATTGAAATATTTGCATTCAGCTTCAGTTGAAGTGTATTCGCGCTTACTTTTGTAATCGTTATTACATTTTTCAGAAAAATTAGTAATTCCGTTTTTTACCATCTCAAGGGAGTAGGGGAAATCTTTCGAAATTTTGCCAGAATATGAGCGTATCTTTTCAGCTTTGCCTGAAGCAAGGATGACACCGTTTAAATTATCTGATTTATCAAAATTCATTTCGGCGTGGGCATTGAAAGTCAGGGCCAACGTCATGGCCGTGGCAATTTTAAAATAGCGCATAATCTCCCTTAAGATCAGTTGAGCTTTAATCATAAGGGCAAAAAGGAAAATCTTGGATGGGAAAATGTTGCGAAAGTGATGGGGCCATTTGAAGAATCAAATGGCCGATTAATTAGGTCTACCAGTTAAGAGCACATTTCAAATTGCCATTTAAACCACGAGTAAAAAACTTACCCTGATAAATGCGGCCCCATTCTGGAGTTTCATCGGGAGTGAAATCCACTTCCAAGGTGTAACCCTTTGATTCGTATCTCACATAACCCGGACCAGTGTATCTCATGGTCATGTTGAATTCCTGGTAAGTCGGTGTGCCGTTACCGTCGAGAATCAAAGATGATTCTCGCCAAGGCGTACCTGTAGAATTTCCTCGGGAAACTTCGACCAGGACATTGGTCTGATTAATTAGGCCAATACACTTGGCC
Encoded here:
- a CDS encoding radical SAM/SPASM domain-containing protein; this translates as MRFLRTYIEISNICNLQCTFCPEVERDKKILSTDDFRKVLKQVLPYTEQICLHLMGEPLAHPEFPKILKICEEEGAVIHLTTNGTFLSKYGFDTFLKSKAIRQINFSLHSFKDNFPGQDMRPYLYDILQFSKDALTEKPELYINYRLWNLIQTTEMKNENQDIIDHVCEFFQVPVNERIDVGFKKSKNITGRLYFHFDSRFEWPNYADPDRGDKGFCHALSQQIGIHADGTVVPCCLDKEAGIPLGNVLKDSFESILGSERLTKMRDGFKKQLLTEELCRKCTYIKRFDKKPRPDAAPI